A stretch of Microcoleus sp. FACHB-68 DNA encodes these proteins:
- a CDS encoding TldD/PmbA family protein, protein MGSENLQLEASAEQLLELAAKSGAEAAEVFQSRSLSRPVFFEANRLKQLESAQSEGTALRLWRGGRPGLAVAYGPVDAQNLVDRAIALSQLNQPENIELTAAQASSYPDVGEAVPVEVLVNWGKEAIALVRDPYPEVLCSAEWDCEVESTRLLNSLGLDCSYTDTTLSCYLSGEWVRGDDFLSVGDGQTQRGHLEPAILAQRILQRLDWSKENVPSPTGRVPVLFTSKAADMLWGTVQAALNGKLVIEKSSPWSDHLGEAVISNALTIFQDPDVGPFSCPFDDEGTPTHSLVFIQNGILQLFYTDHTTGRILGNGTTGNGFRPGLGSYPTPGLFNLLIQPGSRDLEQLIAQLDDAIVVDQMLGGGAGLSGDFSINVDLGYRIKNGEIIGRVKDTMVAGNVYTALKQVLELGSDADWNGACYTPSIIVEGLSTTGRS, encoded by the coding sequence CGCTATCGCGACCCGTGTTTTTTGAAGCCAACCGGCTCAAACAGTTAGAAAGCGCCCAATCTGAAGGGACGGCGCTGAGGCTGTGGCGCGGGGGGCGTCCGGGGCTAGCCGTTGCCTACGGGCCGGTGGATGCCCAAAACTTAGTGGATCGTGCCATTGCCCTCAGTCAGCTTAATCAACCGGAAAATATAGAACTCACCGCAGCTCAAGCATCTTCTTACCCCGATGTAGGAGAAGCGGTGCCGGTTGAGGTGCTGGTGAATTGGGGCAAAGAAGCAATTGCCTTGGTTCGCGACCCTTATCCAGAGGTTTTGTGTAGCGCTGAGTGGGATTGTGAAGTCGAAAGCACTCGCCTGCTCAACTCGCTTGGCTTAGATTGCAGTTACACCGACACCACACTCAGTTGTTACCTCTCCGGTGAATGGGTGCGCGGCGATGATTTTTTGAGTGTTGGCGACGGTCAAACCCAGCGGGGACACCTAGAACCGGCAATCCTCGCCCAGCGAATTTTGCAGCGGTTAGATTGGTCAAAGGAAAATGTGCCATCGCCGACAGGTCGTGTGCCGGTGTTGTTTACCTCTAAAGCTGCTGATATGCTTTGGGGTACAGTCCAGGCCGCTCTTAATGGCAAACTGGTTATCGAAAAATCCTCGCCTTGGAGTGATCACCTTGGCGAAGCTGTGATTTCCAACGCCCTTACCATTTTCCAAGACCCAGATGTCGGCCCGTTTAGCTGCCCTTTTGACGATGAAGGCACGCCAACGCACTCTCTAGTCTTTATTCAAAATGGCATTTTGCAGCTGTTCTACACCGATCACACCACGGGACGAATTTTAGGTAACGGCACCACCGGCAACGGATTTCGCCCCGGTTTAGGCAGTTATCCCACGCCAGGTTTATTTAATTTACTCATACAACCCGGATCGCGAGACTTAGAGCAACTGATCGCCCAGCTAGATGACGCCATTGTGGTGGATCAAATGCTGGGTGGCGGTGCCGGCCTGTCTGGCGACTTTTCGATTAATGTCGATCTCGGCTACCGAATTAAAAACGGCGAAATTATCGGTCGCGTTAAAGACACTATGGTAGCCGGCAACGTTTATACCGCCCTGAAGCAAGTGCTCGAACTTGGCAGTGATGCCGACTGGAACGGCGCTTGTTACACGCCCTCTATTATTGTGG